Proteins from a genomic interval of Rhodothermus marinus:
- the rplS gene encoding 50S ribosomal protein L19, with protein sequence MSDELIRLVEATQLRDDIPEFGPGDTVNVHVRVVEGDKERIQQFKGVVISIRGSGARKTFTVRKVSNGVGVERIFPLYSPKIARIEVLRRGHVRRAKLYYLRQRSGKSARIKEKRYVAPEEGRE encoded by the coding sequence ATGTCGGACGAACTGATTCGCCTGGTCGAGGCCACGCAGTTGCGGGACGACATCCCGGAGTTCGGTCCGGGCGATACGGTCAACGTGCACGTGCGCGTGGTGGAGGGCGACAAAGAGCGCATTCAGCAGTTCAAAGGCGTGGTCATCTCGATCCGTGGCAGTGGTGCCCGCAAGACCTTCACCGTGCGGAAGGTCTCCAACGGCGTAGGGGTGGAGCGCATCTTCCCGCTCTACTCGCCCAAGATCGCCAGGATCGAGGTGCTTCGCCGGGGACACGTGCGCCGGGCCAAGCTCTACTACCTGCGCCAGCGCTCCGGCAAATCGGCCCGCATCAAGGAGAAGCGCTACGTTGCGCCGGAAGAAGGACGGGAGTAA
- a CDS encoding MqnA/MqnD/SBP family protein, translated as MVRLAIWDTLPAEFFVSGLTAGNVQLPVALEVERCPAPEALTRLLNGDVDVALVPTLDVLLHNDEVDALPAVALSSWKYPYARIVLRQGFLQVNSLALDPRYAQEAFIAQVVLQEHYGQTPQPIAYEGATRDELLGGEEDACLLIGNDVPALQTGALTLDLGQEWYELANYPMVWGLFAVRKGEGNPLLVKTLRRLAKAAEARREVWAQTREMTPELHEYFLENLRLRFDDLVMASLTEFREYLFYFQITDEVPDLPLYTIPEDEEDEEEDEDEVPLL; from the coding sequence ATGGTGCGACTGGCCATCTGGGATACATTACCGGCCGAGTTTTTCGTATCGGGGCTGACAGCAGGTAACGTGCAGCTGCCGGTAGCGCTCGAAGTGGAACGCTGCCCGGCTCCGGAGGCGCTAACGCGTCTCCTGAACGGCGACGTCGATGTGGCCCTGGTGCCTACGCTCGACGTGCTGCTGCACAACGATGAAGTCGATGCGCTACCAGCCGTGGCGCTTTCCTCCTGGAAGTACCCCTACGCACGGATCGTGCTGCGCCAGGGGTTTCTGCAGGTGAATTCGCTGGCGCTGGATCCGCGCTACGCGCAGGAGGCGTTCATCGCGCAGGTAGTGCTTCAGGAACACTACGGCCAGACACCCCAGCCGATCGCCTACGAGGGCGCCACGCGCGACGAGCTGCTGGGCGGCGAGGAGGATGCCTGTCTGCTGATCGGCAACGACGTGCCCGCCCTGCAGACCGGCGCGCTGACGCTCGATTTGGGCCAGGAGTGGTACGAACTGGCCAACTATCCGATGGTCTGGGGCCTGTTTGCCGTACGCAAGGGCGAGGGCAACCCGCTTCTGGTCAAAACGCTCCGCCGACTGGCGAAGGCGGCCGAAGCCCGACGGGAAGTCTGGGCGCAGACCCGCGAGATGACGCCCGAGCTGCACGAATATTTTCTCGAAAATCTGCGTCTTCGCTTTGACGATCTGGTCATGGCCAGCCTGACGGAATTCCGGGAATATCTGTTCTATTTCCAGATTACCGACGAAGTCCCGGACCTGCCCCTGTACACGATCCCGGAGGACGAGGAAGACGAAGAGGAGGACGAAGACGAGGTGCCCCTGCTCTGA
- the smpB gene encoding SsrA-binding protein SmpB, translated as MPDNIKIVATNRKARHEYHIEDTLEAGLVLKGTEVKSLREGRVNLQDAYCTVENGEMYLLNCHISPYRNTGTHDNHDPLRPRKLLMHKREIERWGQAAQQKGYTIIPLKIYFKNGRAKVEIGLARGKKLYDRRADIAEREARRRLERVLKSRRG; from the coding sequence ATGCCGGACAACATCAAGATCGTCGCCACCAACCGCAAGGCCCGCCACGAATACCACATCGAAGACACGCTCGAGGCGGGGCTGGTGCTGAAAGGCACCGAGGTCAAATCCCTCCGGGAGGGGCGGGTCAATCTGCAGGACGCCTACTGCACCGTCGAAAACGGCGAGATGTACCTGCTGAACTGTCACATCTCGCCCTATCGGAACACCGGGACGCACGACAACCACGATCCGCTCCGGCCCCGCAAACTCCTCATGCACAAACGCGAGATCGAACGCTGGGGGCAGGCCGCCCAACAGAAAGGCTACACGATCATCCCGCTGAAGATCTACTTCAAAAACGGCCGGGCCAAGGTGGAGATCGGACTGGCGCGGGGTAAGAAGCTCTACGACCGCCGCGCCGACATCGCCGAGCGGGAAGCCCGGCGTCGCCTGGAACGGGTACTCAAAAGTCGTCGAGGATAA
- the tyrS gene encoding tyrosine--tRNA ligase yields the protein MPSFPPVEEQLRQIRRGVVEIIPEEELVQKLERSYRTGKPLIVKLGCDPSRPDLHLGHAVVLRKLRQFQDLGHQAVLIIGDFTAMIGDPTGRSKTRPALTLEETRANGRTYFEQAAKILDPERTIIRYNSEWLGRMTFRDVIELAAKYTVARMLERDDFEKRYRAGEPIGIHEFLYPLAQAMDSVEIQADVELGGTDQRFNLLVGRDIQQAYGQEPQVCLLMPILEGTDGVEKMSKSLDNYIGITEPPEEMYGKVLSIPDHLIYRYFELATDIPTEELPAKKEFAERDPRNAKHELAWTIVRMYHGEEAANRAREHFERTIIRGEAPEDLEPFRPTPDEGTRIALVNLIVQAELAPSKSEARRLIRQGAVSIDGERVTDEHLEIDLAQRAPFVLKVGKRRFARVVWDEAQQPA from the coding sequence ATGCCGTCGTTCCCACCCGTCGAAGAACAGCTCCGGCAGATTCGCCGCGGCGTCGTCGAGATCATTCCGGAAGAGGAGCTGGTCCAGAAGCTGGAGCGCTCCTACCGCACCGGCAAGCCGCTGATCGTCAAGCTGGGCTGCGATCCCAGTAGGCCCGACCTGCACCTGGGCCATGCCGTCGTACTGCGCAAGCTCCGGCAGTTTCAGGACCTGGGCCATCAGGCCGTGCTGATCATCGGCGACTTCACGGCGATGATCGGCGACCCGACCGGCCGCTCCAAGACACGGCCGGCGCTGACGCTCGAAGAAACGCGGGCCAACGGCCGCACCTACTTCGAGCAGGCCGCCAAGATTCTCGATCCCGAGCGAACGATCATCCGCTACAACTCGGAGTGGCTCGGCCGGATGACCTTCCGGGACGTGATCGAACTGGCGGCCAAGTACACAGTGGCCCGCATGCTGGAGCGCGACGACTTCGAGAAGCGCTACAGGGCCGGCGAGCCGATCGGCATTCACGAATTCCTGTACCCGCTGGCCCAGGCCATGGACTCGGTGGAGATTCAGGCCGACGTGGAGCTGGGCGGCACCGACCAGCGCTTCAACCTGCTCGTGGGGCGCGACATCCAGCAGGCCTACGGCCAGGAGCCGCAGGTATGCCTGCTCATGCCGATCCTGGAGGGGACCGACGGCGTCGAGAAGATGTCGAAGTCGCTGGACAACTACATCGGGATCACCGAGCCGCCCGAGGAAATGTACGGCAAGGTGCTCTCGATCCCGGATCACCTCATCTATCGCTACTTCGAGCTGGCCACGGACATCCCCACCGAGGAGCTTCCGGCCAAAAAAGAATTCGCCGAGCGCGATCCGCGCAACGCCAAGCACGAGCTGGCCTGGACGATCGTGCGCATGTACCACGGCGAGGAGGCAGCCAACCGGGCGCGGGAGCATTTCGAGCGCACGATCATCCGGGGCGAGGCGCCCGAAGATCTGGAGCCGTTCCGTCCCACGCCGGACGAAGGCACGCGCATTGCGCTGGTCAACCTGATCGTGCAGGCTGAACTGGCGCCGTCCAAAAGCGAGGCCCGGCGGCTGATCCGGCAGGGGGCCGTCTCGATCGACGGCGAGCGCGTTACCGACGAGCACCTGGAGATTGACCTGGCGCAGCGGGCCCCCTTCGTGCTCAAGGTGGGCAAGCGCCGCTTTGCCCGGGTGGTGTGGGACGAGGCGCAGCAGCCGGCCTGA
- the purE gene encoding 5-(carboxyamino)imidazole ribonucleotide mutase — MPASTTPLVGIAMGSESDLPVMEEAAHVLEEFGVPYEIRVLSAHRTPHRMLEYARTAHTRGLKVIIAGAGGAAHLPGMIASATPLPVIGVPVPTRHLQGLDSLLSIVQMPGGVPVATVAIGQARNAGLLAVQILATGDPELLQRVVAYKQALIEKVEQMDARVQARFAPES, encoded by the coding sequence ATGCCTGCTTCCACCACACCGCTGGTCGGCATCGCGATGGGTAGCGAATCGGACCTGCCCGTCATGGAAGAAGCCGCCCATGTGCTCGAGGAATTCGGCGTACCCTACGAAATTCGCGTGCTCTCGGCCCACCGCACGCCGCACCGCATGCTGGAATACGCCCGCACGGCCCACACCCGGGGCCTCAAGGTGATCATCGCCGGGGCCGGCGGTGCTGCCCATCTCCCCGGCATGATCGCTTCGGCCACGCCGCTGCCCGTGATCGGCGTGCCCGTCCCCACCCGTCACCTGCAGGGACTCGATTCGCTGCTGTCGATCGTGCAGATGCCTGGCGGCGTGCCCGTCGCCACCGTGGCCATCGGACAGGCCCGCAACGCCGGCCTGCTGGCCGTACAGATCCTCGCCACGGGCGACCCCGAATTGCTGCAGCGGGTCGTGGCCTACAAGCAGGCCCTCATCGAAAAGGTCGAACAGATGGACGCCCGCGTGCAGGCCCGCTTCGCGCCGGAGTCCTGA
- a CDS encoding 5-(carboxyamino)imidazole ribonucleotide synthase, which translates to MHTPVIGILGGGQLGRMTALAAIRMGLRVRFLVPKPAGPAEGLGEVIVGDWKDPDVLRRFAEGCTVVTVESEWAPADVLEPVLPEGTALWPKAETVRIIRDKGRQKRVLAEAGLPLPAFACCATLEEALAAAERFGYPVMLKRYRGSYDGYGNFTARSPEALKTGWAQLAQEDGLLVEAWAPFVRELAVLVARSPSGEEVIYPVVYTKQEDHRCYLVQAPAEIDPAVAEEARRVARAAVEAVGGIGITAVELFELADGRILINELAPRPHNTGHYTIEGCYTSQFENHVRAVLDWPLGSPELREPVAVMVNILGRRSSDRIDLRGLPEALRIPGVAVHLYGKMQVRPGRKMGHVTATGSDPEEVRRRAETAADLIARYL; encoded by the coding sequence GTGCATACTCCGGTCATCGGAATTCTGGGCGGCGGTCAGCTCGGCCGCATGACGGCCCTGGCGGCGATCCGTATGGGATTGCGCGTGCGGTTTCTGGTGCCGAAGCCGGCCGGTCCGGCCGAAGGGCTGGGCGAGGTGATCGTGGGCGACTGGAAAGACCCGGACGTGCTGCGTCGCTTTGCCGAGGGCTGCACGGTGGTGACCGTCGAAAGCGAGTGGGCCCCGGCCGATGTGCTGGAGCCGGTGCTGCCCGAAGGCACCGCACTCTGGCCGAAGGCCGAAACTGTCCGGATCATCCGCGACAAGGGACGTCAGAAGCGTGTGCTGGCCGAGGCCGGCCTGCCACTGCCCGCGTTTGCCTGCTGCGCCACGCTGGAAGAAGCGCTGGCGGCGGCCGAACGGTTCGGCTATCCGGTAATGCTCAAGCGATACCGGGGCTCCTACGACGGCTACGGCAACTTCACGGCCCGCTCGCCCGAAGCGCTGAAGACCGGCTGGGCGCAGCTGGCCCAGGAAGACGGCCTGCTCGTCGAGGCCTGGGCGCCGTTCGTGCGCGAGCTGGCCGTGCTGGTGGCCCGGAGCCCGAGCGGCGAAGAAGTGATCTACCCGGTCGTCTACACGAAACAGGAGGATCACCGCTGCTATCTGGTTCAGGCGCCCGCCGAGATCGATCCGGCCGTGGCCGAAGAGGCCCGGCGTGTGGCCCGCGCCGCCGTCGAGGCCGTCGGCGGCATCGGCATCACGGCCGTGGAGCTGTTCGAGCTGGCCGACGGACGCATCCTGATCAACGAGCTGGCGCCGCGCCCGCACAACACCGGCCACTACACGATCGAAGGGTGCTACACCTCTCAGTTCGAAAACCACGTGCGCGCCGTGCTCGACTGGCCGCTGGGCTCGCCCGAACTGCGGGAGCCCGTAGCCGTCATGGTGAACATCCTCGGCCGGCGCAGCAGCGATCGGATCGACCTGCGCGGCCTGCCCGAAGCGCTCCGGATCCCCGGTGTGGCCGTGCACCTGTACGGCAAGATGCAGGTGCGTCCCGGCCGCAAGATGGGCCATGTGACGGCCACCGGTAGCGACCCGGAAGAGGTGCGCCGGCGCGCCGAAACGGCCGCCGACCTGATCGCCCGTTATCTCTGA
- a CDS encoding M20 family peptidase: MMRKPLLKVLIGALGLLLVLIVVLLVRAWRVGQQVESTENLEPLAVSLDAEALAQRLAGALRFPTVSNQDPARIDSSAFRALHTYLKENFPRVHAHLRREIIGGLSLLYTWPGQDTTLPAVVFMGHQDVVPIATPEAWTHPPFGGVVADGFVWGRGALDDKISVLGVLEAVEHLLADGFRPVRTIYLAFGHDEEVGGWHGARQIAELLAARGVRLIAVVDEGGFVVDGVIPGMNRPVALVGVAEKGYVSLELTATAPGGHSSTPPAQTAIGTLSRAIVTLEDNPFPARLDGPTRGLLERLAPYATFGARVVLANLWLFGPVVKWMLARSPAGNASLRTTTAPTIFAAGVKENVLPTQARAVVNFRIYPGETVESVEQRVRTLLEDLPVQVRRLEETATDPSPVSDFEGEAFRRVVAAIRQARADAPPIVAPYLVPGATDARYFTALSPNVYRFIGAQITPELLATIHGVDERVAVDEYVQAVRTYYALIRALSGP; the protein is encoded by the coding sequence ATGATGCGCAAGCCGCTGCTGAAAGTCCTGATCGGAGCACTCGGGCTGTTGCTCGTGCTGATCGTCGTGCTGCTGGTGCGGGCCTGGCGGGTTGGTCAGCAGGTTGAATCGACTGAAAATCTGGAGCCGCTGGCGGTCTCGCTCGATGCGGAGGCGCTGGCGCAGCGGCTGGCCGGTGCACTCCGGTTTCCCACCGTATCCAATCAGGATCCGGCGCGCATCGACAGCAGTGCGTTTCGGGCACTGCACACCTATCTGAAAGAAAATTTTCCCCGGGTGCACGCCCATCTCCGTCGGGAGATCATCGGTGGGCTGAGCCTGCTCTACACCTGGCCCGGACAGGACACGACGCTGCCGGCTGTGGTCTTTATGGGCCATCAGGACGTCGTGCCGATTGCCACGCCGGAGGCCTGGACACACCCGCCGTTCGGCGGCGTGGTGGCCGACGGGTTCGTCTGGGGGCGCGGGGCGCTGGACGACAAGATCAGCGTGCTGGGCGTGCTGGAGGCGGTCGAGCACCTGCTGGCCGACGGGTTTCGGCCTGTGCGAACGATCTACCTGGCTTTCGGGCACGACGAGGAAGTGGGCGGATGGCACGGCGCCCGGCAGATCGCCGAGCTGCTGGCGGCACGGGGCGTCCGGCTGATCGCCGTCGTGGACGAAGGCGGCTTCGTGGTGGACGGCGTCATTCCGGGTATGAACCGACCGGTGGCGCTGGTGGGCGTGGCCGAGAAGGGCTACGTGAGCCTGGAGCTGACGGCTACAGCGCCGGGTGGACATTCCTCGACGCCGCCCGCGCAGACGGCCATCGGGACGCTCAGCCGGGCCATCGTGACGCTGGAGGACAACCCCTTTCCGGCACGACTCGACGGACCCACCCGGGGACTGCTGGAGCGGCTGGCGCCTTACGCCACCTTCGGAGCGCGCGTGGTGCTGGCCAACCTGTGGCTTTTCGGACCGGTGGTGAAATGGATGCTGGCCCGCTCGCCGGCCGGCAACGCCAGCCTGCGCACGACAACCGCGCCGACCATCTTTGCGGCGGGCGTCAAAGAAAACGTGCTGCCGACGCAGGCCCGGGCCGTGGTAAACTTCCGGATCTACCCGGGCGAGACGGTCGAAAGCGTGGAGCAGCGCGTGCGGACACTGCTCGAAGACCTGCCGGTGCAGGTGCGCCGGCTCGAAGAGACGGCCACCGACCCGTCGCCGGTCTCCGATTTCGAGGGCGAGGCGTTCCGGCGGGTGGTGGCCGCCATCCGACAGGCACGGGCCGACGCGCCGCCTATCGTGGCGCCCTATCTGGTGCCGGGCGCCACAGACGCCCGCTACTTCACGGCACTGAGCCCGAACGTGTATCGGTTCATCGGCGCGCAGATCACGCCCGAACTGCTCGCCACCATCCACGGGGTGGACGAACGCGTTGCGGTGGACGAATACGTGCAGGCCGTCCGCACCTACTACGCGTTGATCCGCGCGCTGAGCGGTCCCTGA
- the trxA gene encoding thioredoxin codes for MQGTNATVYEVTDFQRDVLEASYRMPVLVDFWAPWCGPCQILGPVLERLAQKYAGKWKLVKVNTDEHPELAMQYGVRGIPAVKLFVNGEVVGEFVGALPEYAIEQWLAEVLPDENRAQLEQIEQLLDEGKLAEAEPLLRKLLAADPGNDKARVLLARIRVFDDPDEAERLLENLDIAEAAYLQQIEGIRTIARLLRLKDQPESLPEGPGRDFYRQAIEALARKDFDTAVERLIDVLRKDRYYDDDGARKAGVAIFTLLGARHPVTQRWRRTFDMWLY; via the coding sequence ATGCAAGGTACGAACGCGACGGTTTATGAAGTAACGGATTTTCAGCGAGACGTTCTGGAAGCCAGCTATCGGATGCCCGTCCTGGTGGATTTCTGGGCGCCCTGGTGCGGCCCCTGCCAGATTCTGGGCCCCGTGCTCGAACGCCTGGCGCAGAAATACGCCGGCAAGTGGAAGCTGGTGAAGGTCAACACGGACGAACATCCGGAGCTGGCCATGCAATACGGCGTCCGGGGCATCCCGGCCGTGAAGCTGTTCGTGAACGGCGAGGTCGTGGGCGAGTTCGTAGGTGCCCTGCCGGAGTATGCCATCGAACAGTGGCTGGCCGAGGTGTTGCCGGACGAAAACCGGGCGCAACTGGAGCAGATCGAACAGCTCCTGGACGAAGGAAAACTCGCCGAAGCCGAACCGCTGCTTCGGAAGCTGCTGGCGGCCGATCCCGGCAACGACAAAGCACGCGTGCTGCTGGCCCGCATCCGGGTCTTTGACGATCCGGACGAAGCGGAGCGGCTGCTGGAGAACCTGGACATCGCCGAAGCCGCCTACCTGCAGCAGATCGAAGGCATCCGTACCATCGCCCGGCTGCTTCGCCTGAAGGATCAACCCGAATCGTTGCCGGAAGGCCCGGGACGCGACTTCTACCGCCAGGCCATCGAAGCGCTGGCCCGCAAGGACTTCGACACGGCCGTCGAGCGGCTGATCGACGTGCTCCGCAAAGACCGCTACTATGACGACGACGGGGCCCGCAAGGCCGGTGTGGCGATCTTCACGCTGCTGGGCGCGCGCCATCCGGTCACGCAGCGCTGGCGCCGGACGTTCGACATGTGGCTCTACTGA
- a CDS encoding TolB family protein, which produces MLTVRSVFLISLLIVPACTPNSSPPAEAYDPASDSLRFPGEVHLRNIRQLTFGGNNAEAYWSYDDRYLVFQSDWAAINPQGCDQIFLMRADGRPLANGERYRLLSTGKGRTTCAYFLPDGRVLYASTHAAGPECPPVQRTAEGRYVWPVYDTYDIYITDTTGAEPELLIGGPGYDAEATVSPDGRYVVFTSSRTGDLELWRYDLQTGELLQLTHELGYDGGAFFSPDGSRIVWRASRPTGEAAERYRRLLAQGLVEPTDMDLFVADADGSNPRRVIQLPGSQWAPYFHPDGERIIFASNHHTEGGRLFDLFLIRLDGTGLEQITHSGTFDAFPMFSRDGKRLVFASNRNARGEPSRETNIFVADWVEHPEPVDLNFGRE; this is translated from the coding sequence ATGCTGACAGTACGTAGCGTTTTTCTGATCAGTCTGCTGATCGTTCCGGCCTGCACACCGAATTCATCCCCGCCTGCAGAGGCTTATGATCCGGCATCCGACTCGCTCCGCTTTCCGGGCGAGGTACACCTGCGCAACATCCGACAGCTGACCTTCGGTGGCAACAACGCCGAGGCCTACTGGAGCTACGACGACCGCTACCTGGTCTTTCAGAGCGACTGGGCGGCCATCAATCCACAGGGCTGTGACCAGATCTTTCTGATGCGGGCCGATGGCAGGCCGCTCGCCAACGGCGAGCGCTATCGGCTGCTTTCGACCGGGAAAGGCCGCACCACGTGCGCCTACTTTCTGCCGGACGGGCGTGTGCTCTACGCTTCGACGCACGCGGCCGGCCCTGAATGCCCACCCGTGCAGCGCACGGCCGAAGGGCGCTACGTCTGGCCCGTCTACGACACCTACGACATTTACATAACCGACACGACGGGCGCGGAGCCCGAGCTGCTCATCGGCGGGCCCGGCTACGACGCCGAGGCGACCGTCTCGCCGGACGGCCGCTACGTGGTCTTCACCTCCAGCCGGACGGGCGACCTGGAACTCTGGCGCTACGACCTGCAGACGGGCGAGCTGCTACAGCTCACGCACGAGCTGGGCTACGACGGTGGGGCCTTCTTCTCACCGGACGGAAGCAGGATCGTCTGGCGGGCCAGCCGCCCCACCGGCGAGGCGGCCGAGCGCTACCGGCGGCTGCTGGCACAGGGGCTCGTCGAACCGACCGACATGGATCTGTTCGTGGCCGATGCCGACGGAAGCAACCCGCGTCGGGTAATCCAGCTACCCGGTTCGCAATGGGCGCCGTACTTTCACCCCGACGGCGAGCGGATCATCTTCGCCTCGAACCACCACACCGAGGGCGGGCGGCTGTTCGATCTGTTTCTGATTCGGCTGGACGGCACCGGCCTGGAGCAGATCACCCATTCGGGTACGTTCGACGCGTTTCCGATGTTTTCGCGCGACGGCAAGCGGCTCGTTTTCGCTTCGAACCGCAATGCCCGGGGGGAGCCCTCGCGTGAGACGAACATTTTCGTGGCGGACTGGGTCGAACATCCGGAGCCTGTGGACCTGAACTTCGGCCGCGAATGA
- the ccsA gene encoding cytochrome c biogenesis protein CcsA, with protein sequence MAGVLGQLAVLSAFVACLLAGLAYLQAARRREAFDWLRLARGSWGVMFGATGVASAVLLYLILTHQFQYAYVYQYSSRDLPLHYLISSFWAGQEGSFLLWILYTGLIGFGLMRWSGRFEAPAMAVVALSQAFLLSMIVGLKLGPLAIGSSPFQLLVERFPDAPIFRQNPAFVPADGNGLNDLLMNPWMTAHPPTLFVGFAAMVAPFALAVAALWQRRYRDWIRVAMPWMLFAVLVLGLGILLGGYWAYETLSFGGYWAWDPVENSSFVPWLTGAAALHAMLIQRRSGRGYRMALVLSLISYVLVIYSTFLTRSGILGDLSVHSFVDLGLHNQLVVWIAAMTLLGGGLLLVRYRELPAPAEEPPLLSREALIFVGALLLTVTALVILVGTSAPILGKLFRDNPASVATSFYNQWTLPLAVVFTFLMGAAQLIWWHKMDIEMAHRLLLRPLALSVVATLAVLLLTPFVEYTVRPPIAASGSPMAQAGVLGGLTQLWQAYGFSLLLLLLVFAAFFAFFGNLQVLWRIARGNPRLAGGALSHIGLGVMLLGVVASSGFSLPLPHRDVPPALRDDERTNFVLVREEARRVGGYEVRYEGRGFTPEGHAFYRLSFTAPDGRTFTLEPVAYQNRRGEWILHPDIKLGLWKDLFVAVSPAEMFEQDSTFSENGGELVLARGDSVVLGRQEFALRFVGFDTQVDPSLLPDSTAIAVAAVLHLTNLQTQETRTLRPVYLVRADRSVQYIQTRVRDWNLAVTFTGMNVSSGEITLAIEGVEVMPDDWIVVQAYEKPLINLVWLGFLLMSGGIGLALVRRARELRQILRRR encoded by the coding sequence ATGGCAGGGGTTCTGGGACAACTGGCCGTCCTGTCGGCTTTCGTGGCGTGCCTGCTGGCCGGGCTGGCGTATCTGCAGGCCGCCCGCCGGCGCGAAGCGTTCGACTGGCTCCGCCTGGCTCGGGGAAGCTGGGGCGTGATGTTCGGGGCCACGGGGGTGGCTTCCGCCGTACTCCTCTATCTGATCCTAACGCACCAGTTTCAGTACGCCTACGTCTATCAGTACTCGTCGCGCGACCTTCCGCTGCACTACCTGATTTCTTCGTTCTGGGCCGGACAGGAAGGCTCGTTTCTGCTCTGGATTCTCTATACGGGTCTGATCGGCTTCGGGCTCATGCGCTGGTCGGGGCGCTTCGAAGCGCCGGCCATGGCCGTCGTGGCACTCAGCCAGGCGTTTCTGCTGTCGATGATCGTGGGGTTGAAGCTGGGGCCCCTGGCGATCGGCTCCTCGCCCTTCCAGCTTCTCGTCGAACGCTTTCCGGACGCGCCGATCTTCCGCCAGAATCCCGCCTTCGTGCCGGCCGACGGCAACGGCCTCAACGACCTGCTGATGAACCCCTGGATGACAGCCCATCCGCCGACGCTGTTCGTGGGCTTCGCGGCCATGGTGGCGCCGTTTGCGCTGGCTGTGGCCGCCCTCTGGCAGCGGCGCTACCGCGACTGGATCCGCGTGGCCATGCCCTGGATGCTTTTCGCCGTGCTCGTGCTGGGCCTGGGCATCCTGCTGGGCGGCTACTGGGCGTACGAGACGCTCTCGTTCGGCGGCTACTGGGCCTGGGATCCCGTGGAAAATTCCTCGTTCGTGCCCTGGCTGACGGGTGCGGCAGCCCTGCACGCCATGCTCATCCAGCGGCGCAGCGGCCGCGGCTACCGCATGGCCCTCGTGCTGAGCCTGATCAGCTACGTGCTGGTGATCTACTCGACGTTCCTGACGCGCAGCGGCATTCTGGGGGATCTCTCCGTGCACTCGTTCGTCGATCTGGGCCTGCACAATCAGCTCGTAGTGTGGATCGCCGCCATGACGCTGCTGGGCGGCGGCCTGCTGCTTGTGCGTTACCGGGAGCTTCCGGCCCCGGCCGAAGAGCCACCGCTGCTCTCGCGGGAAGCGCTGATCTTCGTCGGGGCGCTGCTGCTGACCGTCACCGCCCTGGTGATCCTGGTGGGCACGAGCGCGCCCATCCTGGGCAAGCTGTTCCGAGACAACCCGGCCAGCGTCGCCACCTCGTTCTACAACCAGTGGACGCTTCCGCTGGCCGTGGTCTTCACGTTCCTGATGGGCGCGGCCCAGCTCATCTGGTGGCACAAGATGGACATCGAGATGGCGCACCGGCTGTTGCTGCGACCGCTGGCGCTCTCGGTCGTAGCCACGCTGGCCGTGCTGCTCCTGACACCGTTCGTCGAATACACGGTGCGTCCCCCCATCGCCGCTTCAGGCAGCCCGATGGCGCAGGCCGGCGTGCTGGGCGGTCTGACGCAGCTCTGGCAGGCCTACGGCTTCAGCCTGCTGCTCTTGCTGCTCGTTTTTGCGGCGTTTTTCGCCTTCTTCGGAAATCTACAGGTGCTCTGGCGCATCGCCCGGGGCAACCCGCGTCTGGCCGGCGGCGCGCTTTCGCACATTGGCCTGGGCGTGATGCTGCTGGGCGTGGTGGCCTCCAGCGGCTTCAGCCTGCCCCTCCCCCACCGGGACGTTCCCCCGGCCCTGCGCGACGACGAGCGCACCAACTTCGTGCTCGTGCGCGAGGAGGCCCGCCGCGTGGGCGGCTACGAGGTGCGCTACGAAGGGCGCGGCTTCACACCGGAAGGCCATGCGTTCTACCGCCTGTCGTTCACCGCACCCGACGGCCGCACCTTTACGCTCGAGCCCGTCGCCTACCAGAACCGGCGGGGCGAGTGGATCCTGCATCCCGACATCAAACTGGGGCTCTGGAAAGACCTGTTCGTGGCCGTCTCGCCCGCCGAGATGTTCGAGCAGGATTCGACTTTTTCGGAGAACGGCGGCGAGCTGGTGCTGGCCCGCGGCGATTCGGTCGTGCTCGGCCGCCAGGAGTTCGCCCTCCGCTTCGTGGGCTTCGACACGCAGGTCGATCCCTCCCTGCTCCCCGACAGTACGGCCATCGCAGTGGCGGCCGTACTGCACCTGACGAACCTGCAGACGCAGGAGACGCGCACGCTCCGGCCCGTCTATCTGGTGCGTGCCGATCGCTCGGTGCAGTACATCCAGACGCGCGTGCGCGACTGGAACCTGGCCGTGACGTTCACGGGCATGAACGTCAGCTCCGGCGAGATCACGCTGGCCATCGAAGGCGTCGAGGTGATGCCCGACGACTGGATCGTCGTGCAGGCCTACGAAAAGCCGCTGATCAACCTGGTCTGGCTCGGCTTTCTACTGATGAGCGGCGGCATCGGGCTCGCGCTCGTGCGCCGCGCCCGCGAACTCCGGCAGATCCTGCGCCGCCGCTGA